A part of Papaver somniferum cultivar HN1 unplaced genomic scaffold, ASM357369v1 unplaced-scaffold_118, whole genome shotgun sequence genomic DNA contains:
- the LOC113330695 gene encoding homeobox-leucine zipper protein ATHB-40-like: protein MSSSYTTSDEIVGMDDQNQMLLFSQQFYPDSYNQLIPQEIKLESSETKPKRRRRKNKGGDVLSSEDIKVGNSLMKKRKLTDLQVTLLEQNFGDEHKLESERKDKLAAELGLDPRQVAVWFQNRRARWKNKKLEEEYSKLKSSHDNVILQKCHLEAEVLQLKERLSETEKELLRVTEQFDGVSICSPNSSFSVDVEQHYLGGEFNMVEAGFDSLLYIPENNWVNLYGF from the exons ATGAGCAGCAGTTACACAACTAGTGATGAAATAGTAGGAATGGATGATCAAAATCAAATGTTACTATTTTCTCAACAATTCTATCCAGACTCTTACAACCAATTGATTCCACAAGAAATCA AACTGGAATCATCGGAAACAAAaccaaagagaagaagaagaaagaataaagGAGGAGATGTGTTAAGTAGTGAAGACATCAAAGTTGGTAATAGTTTAATGAAGAAGAGGAAATTAACTGATTTACAAGTGACTTTGCTGGAACAAAATTTTGGTGATGAGCATAAATTAGAGTCTGAAAGGAAAGATAAGCTTGCTGCTGAATTAGGGTTGGATCCTAGACAAGTTGCCGTGTGGTTCCAGAACCGAAGAGCTAGATGGAAGAACAAGAAACTTGAAGAAGAGTACTCCAAGCTCAAGTCTTCACACGATAATGTCATCCTTCAAAAGTGCCATCTTGAAGCAGAG GTTTTGCAATTGAAGGAGAGACTGTCTGAAACTGAAAAGGAACTACTCAGGGTGACGGAGCAATTTGACGGAGTTTCGATTTGTAGTCCTAATTCATCTTTTTCAGTGGACGTTGAGCAACACTATCTTGGTGGAGAGTTTAATATGGTGGAAGCAGGATTTGACAGTCTTCTCTACATTCCTGAAAACAATTGGGTGAATCTGTATGGATTTTAG